A genomic window from Silene latifolia isolate original U9 population chromosome 11, ASM4854445v1, whole genome shotgun sequence includes:
- the LOC141614863 gene encoding uncharacterized protein LOC141614863: MGKKQMAKRTPTKKSSEGKRKYEVQKGKEKLKTKVAFADPVMETEESEANDGSDDISEVTGEEDRETSGEEDKQEPESEDDGLERALEQVVKIAAAVGEKKKNKKQAPTVDEIEVNPEPLKVDRKKATVGQSSKEVEVEPLVVL; the protein is encoded by the exons ATGGGGAAAAAACAAATGGCGAAGAGAACACCTACGAAGAAAAGTAGTGAAG GAAAACGGAAGTATGAGGTCCAGAAGGGTAAAGAGAAGCTGAAAACTAAGGTGGCATTTGCAGATCCGGTTATGGAGACGGAAGAAAGTGAAGCTAATGATGGGTCAGACGATATTTCTGAGGTGACTGGTGAGGAGGATAGGGAAACCAGTGGTGAAGAGGATAAGCAGGAACCGGAATCCGAAGATGATGGTTTGGAACGTGCACTTGAACAAGTTGTGAAAATAGCAGCTGCTGTAGGTGAAAAAAAGAAGAACAAGAAACAGGCACCGACGGTAGATG AAATTGAAGTAAACCCAGAGCCTTTGAAAGTGGACAGGAAAAAGGCAACTGTTGGCCAAAGCTCGAAAGAGGTGGAGGTTGAACCACTCGTTGTTTTGTAA